Within the Gorilla gorilla gorilla isolate KB3781 chromosome 15, NHGRI_mGorGor1-v2.1_pri, whole genome shotgun sequence genome, the region GgatattatttagaaatacaaaGGTAAGTATAgtagaaacacatttaaaaattaggggAGTGGAACTCGGGATTAGAGAAAAGTGAGACAATAGGCACCTCTTTTTCAATTTAATCtttagtacttttttaaaaagctctcttTATGGTATTACTTTATTAAAAGCACATCCCAGAAGCCTAGAAACTctaacttctttatttatttttttattttatttttattattatttgagttgGAATCTTGcagtgtctcccaggctggagtatagtggcaagatcttggctccagagactgcaacctctgtctcccaggttcaagcaattctcctacctcagcctcctgagtagctgggattacaggcatgtgccaccacttctggctaatttttttgtatttttagtagagacggggtttcaccatgttggtcaggctggtcttgaactcctgacctcaaatgatccacctgcctcggcctcccaaagtgttgggattacaggcatgagccaccatgcccggccagaactCTAACTTCTATTCCTACTTCAACATCTCACTGCTTAGACACAGACACATTAATTTAAGtgcaactttctttctttttttcttttcttttttcttttttttttttttttttgagatagagtttcactctgtcgcccaggctggagtgcagttgcgcaaactcggctcactgcaacctccacctcccgggttcacgccattctcctgcctcagcctccagagtggctgggactacaggcgcccgctatcacacccggctaatttttttgtattttttagtagagacggggtttcaccgtgttagccagggtggtcttgatctcctgaccttgtgatccacccgcctcagcctcccaaagtgctgggattataggtgtgagccactgcacctggcctaatttaagTGCATTTTCGTAGGTATTGGGAAGTAGACATTTGGgatgaaaaatttctaaaaacttaAGTGTTGTGGCCAATGTGGGAGCAAACGTAGTTGCTACTTGCCTATTTGACACTGTTTCccaatttttctcttaaaaataaatctgttcTTGTTGTATTTGTTATTGAtcactgtgtaacaaattaccccaaaactaaatggcttcaaacaacaaacatttatcatctcATGGTTTTTAGGGACCAGCAATTCAGGAGCAGCTGAACTGAGTTGTGTGACTCAGTCTCTCATGGTGTTGCAATCAATACTAGGGCTGCAGTAATAAAGGCTTGCCTAGAGCCGGAGGATCTCTGCCAGGAACTGCTCACTCatatggctgttggcaggaggccttaAGTTCCTGGATGGCTGTTCCTTGCTATGTAGGTCTCTCCATAGATCTGTTGATGTGTCCTCATGCCATGACAAAAGGCTCTCCCACAGGGAGTTATCCAAGCGAGAgtcaaaaggaaggctcaacaCTTTTTGTGATCTAGTCTCCATCGTTGCGCACTGTCACTTCCACTTTATTTATCAAGAGCAAGTCACTAGGTCCAAGGAAGGGGAATTATGCGCCACCTCTTGAAGTGGAAAGTGTCAAACAatttgtgtacatattttaaaatgaccacACTCATCTGTGCCAAGTTATAGGAAAATAGATTGAGAAACTATCCTTACATGATTTTTGAAGGTCTACATCAATCTCATTACCGTTTCTTATGACATCACTTTTAATGACTCCGAAATAAACTAAGATATGCCCTACCTTCTTTTATCTCTTCCACCCTATatgttctaattttcattttttggtcacatttgtatttttctgttttcactttATGATATTTTAAGTTCCTTGAGTACTGGTCACATTGCTTAGCCTCTTTATAACTCTGCTTACCTGTCTTAGTGCCTgagatattcattcattcaatatacaTATATCTCTTTTATTTCAGACACTGTGCTAGACACTGGGGATCCAATCAGGGGAAATAAATAGTCATAGTCCTTGTTTTCCGAGGGGTTACAGTCCACTGCAGAGAAAAGACTCTAAACATTTAATCACGTTTAAGAATATATAATTACAAGTTGAGCTACATTTTCAGATGGAGAGGAATACAGTCTTACAGGCATGTATAAAAACGtaacggccaggcgcggtggctcacacctgtaatcccagcactttgggaggctaaggcgggtggatcacctgagctcaggaatttaagaccagcctgaccaacatggtgaaaccccatctctaccaaaaatacaaaaattagtcgggtgtggtggcgcatacctgtagtcccagctactctggaggctgaagcaggagaatcccttgatcccgggaggcggaggttgcagcaagccgagatcgcaccactgcactccagcctgggcgacagagcgagactcctgctcaaaacaaaaaacaaacaaacaaacaaaaaagtaacagGGCTAGTGTAGGCATGGGGAAAATAGAAGATTCTTCTGAAGTTGAAATGCTGCCAGAtgggtaaaagaaaaagaacaagggtTAAGGGACTTTAAAATATTGATGTGattaatgttaaaataacttATCAGTATGtgctcataaatattttaaattgagcCAAACCGAGCTTTCTTTCACTGCCTTGTCCTCTCTTCTTTAATTCTTGATGTCAGAGGTGACATGTTTTGGTATGGATGGACTAGTTTGACCAGAGTAGTTGCAACTGAGTGGGAGAAGGGACTATCCCTGCCCAATACAGCTTCCTTGTTCATTGTATACTGCAAGAACCCAGTCACATTTAGAAAAATTGGCcaaacgcggtggctcatgcctgtaatcccagcactttgggaggccgaggcgggcggatcacgaggtcaggagatcgagaccagcctgaccaacatggtgaaaccctgtctctactaaaaatacaaaaattagctgggtgtggtggtacgcgcctgtaatcccagctgttcaggaggctgaggcaggagaatcacttgaacccgggaggtggaggttgcagtgagccgagatcgcgccactgcactccagcctggcgacagagcgagactccaactcaaaaaagaaaaaaaaaaaaaaaaagaaaaagaaaagaaaaaagaaaaatagaatggaatattcaCACAATACCCATGAGAATTCTTCCTAATAAATTTGAAGGCATCCTTTATGTGACTTTGGGTCATTAATTTACAAAAATTTGtactttatttgtatatttaggaTGTATATATTTAAACTCAAACATTCATGGCCATTGGATAAGGTGAGACCAAATGGAATCTATTTGGagaattttactcattttttttggaCAACAATTAATTGTCCCCAGGAACAATGATAGCAAGAGGTATAGCAATGAGGACCTGTACTGCAAAAATTGGAGTCATTACTACCCTTAAAATAAATATCGATTCAAAAGAACACTATTGAGTACATGCTATGTGGCAGATGTTGTGTTTAAGCACATTATCCTATTTAATATTCATGACAACCCTATTAGATAAGTGCAATTATTATGATCATTTTACAGAGATATTGAGGGAGTATGTAATTTTCCCCAAATCACAAAAATCTGAAAGTTGGCCAGGCGTCGTGGCTCaagcctggaatcccaacactttgggaggctgaggcgggcggatcacttgaggtcagtagttggagaccagcttggccaacatggtgaaaccccattcctactgaaaatacaaaaatgagccgggcgtggtggcgggcgcctgtaatcccagcttcttaggagggtgaggcacgacaatcgcttgaacctgggaggcagaggttgcagtgagccaagatcgcaccactacactgcagcctgagtgacagagtgagacacagactcaaaaaaaaaaaaaaaaaaaaaaaacctggccgggcgcagtggctcacacctgtaatcctagcactttgggaggctgaggagggtggatcacctgaagtcagcagttcgagaccagcatggccaacatggcgaaactccgtctctactaaaaatacaaaaattagccaggcgtggtggcgcacacctgtaatgccagctactccggaggctgaggaaggagaattgcttgaacccgggaggtggaggttgcagtgagctgagatcgcgtcaccgCTCCAGCCTGTGCGgcaggagcgagactccatctcaaaaataaataaataaatacatgaatctgAAGGTTCTATCAGACTTCAAAgttcctgcctcagcttactTCAGCATCTTTATCTTGTACCCCACATCTCTACAACCCACCCCCTACTGGTCTCATTGGCCTCCTTTCTGTTCCTGGAAGTGAGCCAAGCTTTCTAcccacacccccccaccccactccactccaggaCTTGCACTGTTTGTTTAGGTTTTCTTCAGTTGTTGCAAGGCTGGCTCCTTCTCATCTCAGATATCTGTTCTAGATTAATTCTTCCCACCATACTTCTCACCGTGTTTTAATTCCTTCACAGTATTTGTTAaactctgaagtttttttttattattatttcctacCAAATGATAAGCAGATCTACCTTTAATACCTCATTCACTgactgaatggatgaataaaactGTCTACTTCTCCAGCACGTGGAGGTCTTGGACAGTACTGTGTTATAACAAAGGCCATCTGTGTTGTGTCGACAGGCCATCGGAACTCCTTTGAGGTATTACACATTTCCTACTTCACTTCCATCTCAGTTTATTACAGAGCCTTTTATACTTCCGGGACAGTAGTGACTTAATACTGAGGCCTCTCAGGGGAAGACCGGGATAACTGAGTCCTGCTTTACCTATCTCGGCTTGCAAGAAACGGTAAAGGTGGAGGCCTCTTTCAGTGTATGCCGGCGCTCTAGGTGAACCGAGACATAGAGGTGGAAGGGGTGTAGAAAGACGAGGCCAACCGGAAGGGGCGGGCTCATGGGCGAACCCACCCCTCCAGGCAGGGTTTCGCCCCTCGCCCCGCCCCTTCCCCCGCCCGGACGGCCATGGCCATTCCCGGCATCCCCTATGAGAGACGGCTTCTCATCATGGCGGACCCTAGAGATAAGGCGCTTCAGGACTACCGCAAGAAGTTGCTTGAGCACAAGGAGATCGACGGCCGTCTTAAGGAGTGTGAGTGCACCTTTCTTTCCATGTAATCAAGTGCCTCGACTCGCTTCTGCCTCTGACAAAGTAGAAGCCTTTCGCCGAGCCCGGCAAACGAGCCTTAGAGATGACCAGGCCTAGGGCCAGGGACAAGGCGCTTTGTCATCCGGCCCTGAGCTTGTGGAGCAGCACTCCTTCGGGTGTAGAAATGGCCCagtccagcccgggtgacagaacaTCGGCGGCCTTGaggtgaaaatgaaaaagaagtagAGGAGGAGTGGGGAAGTGGGCCGAGGATGTTTCCCAGGTTAGGGTGCAAGAAGGGCAGTGTTGGTGGAGTCCCGGGACTTGGAGAGGGGAAGGCGCTTGAGTCAAGTAAGCTCAAACAAGAGATGAGACTCAGGGAGTCAGCTTGTTCTTGGAGTCGAAAGACGGCCGCGGAGCTTAAGAGAGAAGTGTTCCAGTTGTCATAATAACCCATATCGTCTTGTCGTGTTTCGTGTTGTACTGTATCAGGCATGCAAATTTCCCTTACCTCCTGAgtgcttaactttttttttcagtgcatTTTCATTGAAAAGCATGAGTAGTTTAATTAAATGGAGGACCATAATTAAATGATTCTGTGGAGAACTGCATTTGTTGACTTTATTTAGGGTAGAATGTCAGAGAACAATCCAAGTGGGTAGGTGAAGAGGTGAGGAAGGGTCTAACTGATTATCATTCGGATTTGTAGTCGCAAATCCTAAGTGTCAGGGTGTCAATATCTTCTAAGACTATAACTTAAGATGTGCTTAAACAAGTATTGCCgatcaacaaagtaaaaatatgGTGCTTTCTCTGTAACATTTTGTTGTTATACATGCCACCTACTCATTACAAACAGCATTATTTCTTTTATGGTTTGAAACAGTGGATGTGAAACTTAGGTAAAGTGAAATAGACTTACGTAAACAGTAAAGTGAGACGTAGCGACTTAAACACACTAAGATTACTGTTCaattaaaaatgttcaaattgTATTATTTCAGTAAGGGAACAATTAAAAGAACTTACCAAGCAGTATGAAAAGTCTGAAAATGATCTGAAGGCCCTACAGAGTGTTGGGCAGGTAGGTGATGGAGTTTGGGGAATAGGGGGTGATggtaatttgcttttttatttagcTGTTGCCAAAAagtaatgctttttattttcttccttagatTGTGGGTGAAGTGCTTAAAcagttaactgaagaaaaatgtgaGTGATGAATTAGCTTATTAATTAGTACAGAAACAGCCCGCCTCTCTCTCACTTTTGAAATGCTTATTATTTTAATGACAataatgcagagagagagagtatttTTGAATAGACTTAAGTTTTCCTTCAACTAATGTCTTCTTGGAGGACAGAAATACAACTAAACCCTCTGTCAACGTGggtatgtatttttttactttctatttttcaattagttcttttatgttttttcttctagTCATTGTTAAAGCTACCAATGGACCAAGATATGTTGTGGGTTGTCGTCGACAGGTAATACTTTATATTTGTATAGTGCCTGATGATTGACAAAGCAGTTTCATGTAAGTTATTGTCTCTAATTCTTGAGGCAAGCAGGTGGAGCATTTATGCCCATAACTCACAAGGATGATTTGTTCAGACATAGCTAGTTATTAACAAAGCCTGAATTCAAACCATGGGCTTTGACTCCTGGCATTCTGTACTTTCTACTGTATTACATTGTCTCAGTCAGATCTATTAATAGCCActtagaaataaaagtattttagaactggaaaacagacattttattttaatgtcatttttaaagaGGACTTAAAAGTGTTAGATATCATCAGTTACCTGTGTTTATATTTAGACATTCAGAACTGTTACTTATGGACTGTACCATGGCCTAAGTTAATTTTGTATGAGGTCATTTAGATGAGGGTAGGGCAAGTtgaaataattctaaattttattttacagttatcAAAGATGCCAACAAATGACCTCAAGTCATTCAGTAGTGTCTGAAATcaatttatgtattattatttaggAAGTGTCCTTAGAGAATTCTTTTAAATTCATTGGAAGAGTTTTCTCTGTTTAATTGTCATTTCAGGTTCAGGTTTTAAAACATTCACAGAACATGGCTGTAAGGGAGAATTTAATCCAGGAACTATAAATCTCCTATTAGGATTTTGCCTAGTTTATAAGCAGTTGACATTTTCTAAGTCAAAATATTAGATACCTAAACTGACAAGGGATTTTCATGTCCCTTTCAGGGCTCTATGGATGCCGAAAGTTGGCATTTCTAAGATATTTCAGGTTGCATGAGGACAAGACTgtatttgaaaactaaaaaacattagAAAAGCCAAAGTATATAtaagttgagtatcccttatccaaaatactTGAGCCAGAAATGTGTTTtagattttggctttttttttcaggttttagaATATTTGCGTTGtactggttgagcatccctaattaaaaaaaatcaaaaatttgaaatgctctgatgagcattttctttgagcatcatgtcagcattcaaaaaatttcacattgtggagcattttggattttcagattaagaATACTCAGCCTGTATTTCCTATAGATGTAAACACTGAAATAGCTTCATATTGATTTCTCCCCTTTTTTTTCAAGTAACCTCACTTCTTAGCCGTTTTTTCCTTAATTGTTATATTAATCCTAGTGTTTTGCCTATCTTCCTAAATTTGAAGCTCTTTGTAAAATCCTGTGACAAGTGGTCAGTAATTTATGATTCCGAAATTGTATTGGCACGCAgttttttaaactattaaaaaGTAACTTGGgtcgggcggggtggctcatgcctgtaatcccagcactttgggaggctgaggtgggcagatcacgaggtcaggagttcaagaccagcctgaccaacatggtgaaaccccgtctttactaaaaaatacaaaaaaaaaaattagccgggcatggtggcacacacctgtaatcccagctacttgaggctgaggcaggagaattgcctaaaccagggaggcagaggttgctgtgagccaagatggcgccactgcactccagcctgggcgacagagtgagactccgtactccatctcaaaaaaaaaaagtaactttatcTTTGAAAAGTAACAACATCCTGAGTGTGAGGCAGATCTAGTAGATTCTAATTTTAGCCAGATAAGCCAAGAAATTATTTAGTATGATTCAACCTAATGTGTAATGTGTTCAGCATGTGCCTGTCATGTAGCAAAGGCATGAATGATGGTTGCTGGGTTTTGGGGCttgaattttaaagcattttaataaaaatctctAAGGGGAAACCGTGCATTTTTCTCTACTCTCATGAGCATTTAACACATTCTTCCCAGAagctgtacatttcaaaataaatctgATGAGCACACCTTTAAAatgcttccctttcctttccctaaAATGTTCACTAAGGGATTTTTCTATAAATGCTTTGGTAGCAATTCCCAAAGTCACTGTACCATTGCTGCCTCAAGCTTTGTGTGTTAGTCATTTCACATTTTACACTGAGATTACACAAAGGGGCATGCTTTTAAGGAGCAGGTGGAAATCACTTTGAATTACTTATTTTATAAGCCATTTTGTTAGCATAGAGTTTATAATCTGATATTTGTGTTCTCTCTGGAGGGTAAAAATGAGTGTTTGGCTTCTAAATATTAAACTCTCGTTAGAGTGTTATTCCGTTTTTAAGTGTTGATGTGATATCTTTTGTTTTACAAAACTAGCTTGACAAAAGTAAGCTGAAGCCAGGAACAAGAGTTGCTTTGGATATGACTACACTAACTATCATGAGGTGGGTTTCTTATTCTATTTAGTTTACCTTTTATTTTCACAAAGGGTGGTTTTTATCTGAGATATATGCTTCTTGAGATCACTGAATATTTTGGCACTTTTTCCCTTTTACTAGTTTCTAATTAAGCACATCTTTATGAGATCAGCTACAGGTGCTTGCATGAGCAAGTTATTTATATGCTATCTGTaggctaaaagaaaatatatctttcaaaagaaaaatacatacctTTTCATTCTAGATATTTGCCAAGAGAGGTGGATCCACTGGTTTATAACATGTCTCATGAGGACCCTGGGAATGTTTCTTATTCTGAGATTGGAGGGCTATCAGAACAGATCCGGGAATTAAGAGAGGTTGGTACTGTGTGCCTTGTTCTCTGAACTTAGCTAATAAATACTACTAGTTTTAGGATTCTTAACAGAAGAAACAGGATGAAAAAGTACTTTTTGTCTAAATGGTAGTTAAGAATATTATGTATTTACTATTCTTGCTAAGAAGAATAGCACTGAATTTCTAGCTGTGAAAATtactgttgtttttttatttggagataaTTTGGTGTTAGAAAAATCCTGCTCTTTTTGTGGCAAAGGAACGgagaaaaagctaaaaataattgATGTAATCTGATATCCTGTGGTTTTGATTATCATAATAAGTTACTTGGGTCGGAGCATATTTGGATAATGTGTGTGATGAGTTTTTTCCATAACCTCATTAATACTAGCTTCCCACTCTTACAGAAGAGTAGGGTACctgttccttaaatattttattttgttgaagcTGTTTGCTGCCATTCAAGAAAACCACTGGCTTTAGGATTGTCTTAAATCTTGTAAGCTTTTAGATGAAGAATCAAATCAGGATTGCCTTACTTCATAGCACAGACAGCTTCTTAACCGTTATCTGTAAAGCAAATTACATTGTCCTATGGATTTTATCCTAAATTAGGCTGTGAATATTTAGGAATTAATGGGAATAATTGGAATGTCTTACACAATCTGATTTAAGCTTTAAGCCAGTTCTCATACTTCagtacattaatttttttggaacacttattaaaaatacacattactAGGCCCTCTGAGTGGTTTTGATGGACTAGATTGGGGGTAGGCACAGGAATTAGCATTTAAACAAGCATTCCAAGTGATTATGAAACcaaatttttctttcacaatACTTGAGGAAGCACTGGtctaagtgtaaaaaaaaaaaaaaaaaggcagttctCACCTGTATTAATGAAAGGGCAACAGAGGAAGAACAGGTGCTTCATAAAACGGTGAAAACTTGCTTTCAACGGTGATTTGCTGCATTAGCCATAGGAGCAGAAAGAATCCCATGTATACATGCAGTATCCTTTACTGTCTGCAGATACTTTACACTTTAGAGTATTGATTTCTCTCACTTCTGGCTTTTCCCAGTCACGCTTTATGCACATATggacacaactttttttttttcttttgagacagggtctggttcttttgcccaggctggaatgcagtggtgcagtctcagctcactgcaacctctatctcctagGCTGAAGTCgtcctctcacctcaccctcccaagtagctgaaggcatgcgccaccacatgtgactaatttttttattttttgtagagatggggtttcaccatgttgtccaggctcttctcgaactcctgaactcaagccatcctccagccttggcctcccaaagtgttgggatttacaggcatgagccaccgcacctagcccaaCACAACTATTCAATAGAAATTTCTCTCtcggtcaggcatggtggctcacgcctgtaatcccagcactctgggaggccgaggtgggtggatcatctgaggtcaggagttcaagaccagcctgccaatacagtgaaaccccatctcttctaaaaatacaaaaattagccaggtgtggtggtggcacctgtagtcccagctactcagaaggctgagacaggagaatctcttgtacccgggaggcagaggttgcaatgagccaagatcatgccattgtactccagcctgggcaacagactctgtctcaaaacaaaaaaaaaaaaaagaaatttctctctTAAGTTACTGGCACTATAAGTAATTTAAATTGGACTTTCAGATCTTCAATTTCTCTACTCTCCACTTTTCTTCCTTGAATCAATCTTGAGAGCAGAACATACTGTTCTTTAAAAGCTGCCGTGGCAAAATGCCAAcagataaaaattgtatatacctTTTCTCTTGGTATGTTGTCAAATCCATCCCccatttcagaattattttatgttgtattttcaaaTGCAAACTAGTATAGATCTTTtgagttgtgttttttgtttatatgttcatttgacttaactgatttttttgtagtataatttttcattgaggtataattacattaaaaaatgtagattcttaagtgtacatttcaaaTATGTTTGGACAAGTTATAtatctgtgtaaccatcaccCCAATCAAGTGTgtggtttatttaaaaaacattatttgaaattttttagatTTAAGAGATCTTAAATCTACCTGGAGCAAAACCTCTTAATATAAATGGTTTTACATAGCATGGAAGTCTAGGTCTATTAAGAATTATGATGTGTACACCTAACTAAGGTGATATTTGACTTAGAGTATTTGAAAGTACATTAAAAATCTTGACTAACTTTTTAAGAAAGATTTAACTTCTTTTCTAGGTGATAGAATTACCTCTTACAAACCCAGAGTTATTTCAGCGTGTAGGAATAATACCTCCAAAAGGCTGTTTGTTATATGGACCACCAGGTTGGTATTGAATTATTTCTACTCCACCAATAAGATAAATGaattaaggaattaaaaaaaaaagacaatttttttatttttatttttttgagacacggtctcactctgttgcccaggctgtagtgcaatggcacgatctgggctaactgcaacctccgtcttctgggctcaagtgattctcccacctcagtctcccacgtagctgggactgcaggcgtgcatcaccgtgtctggttaatttttgtatgttttgtagagaagcaattttgccatgttgctcaggctatctcaaactcctggactcaagcgatctgcccaccttagcctcccaaaatgttgggattacaagcataaaccactgcgcctggccataagGTGGAAATTTGATGTGGGCAGTTCCAACTTCTCCTCTCTTCAGAGTGAGAATGAGATAGGATATTTATGTCTACTGTTCTTTGAGGCATGCTTAGTGCATTTGTGCCTCACAGTACATTTATCTTAACAGACCATGTGATTCTAGTGCAACAGTCCTCAAATTGTGGTTCACAGACCCAGAGGTGCTTTCATGGAATCTGTAAGGTCAAAACTACTTT harbors:
- the PSMC6 gene encoding 26S proteasome regulatory subunit 10B isoform X2, encoding MAIPGIPYERRLLIMADPRDKALQDYRKKLLEHKEIDGRLKELREQLKELTKQYEKSENDLKALQSVGQIVGEVLKQLTEEKFIVKATNGPRYVVGCRRQLDKSKLKPGTRVALDMTTLTIMRYLPREVDPLVYNMSHEDPGNVSYSEIGGLSEQIRELREVIELPLTNPELFQRVGIIPPKGCLLYGPPGTGKTLLARAVASQLDCNFLKVVSSSIVDKYIGESARLIREMFNYARDHQPCIIFMDEIDAIGGRRFSEGTSADREIQRTLMELLNQMDGFDTLHRVKMIMATNRPDTLDPALLRPGRLDRKIHIDLPNEQARLDILKIHAGPITKHGEIEVLVFGY